In the Cryptococcus neoformans var. neoformans JEC21 chromosome 1, complete sequence genome, one interval contains:
- a CDS encoding fatty acid desaturase, putative yields MDPVVFPEVPPHATPRSRHAPPSPALSSADPSDREHDSSDETNSHTHASEEPFVDPYPDFLWMTTEEPHRSRRIAILKAHPEVRKLMGPTPATLPLVFAVLGLQLSLSLYLKSHHTLSLPVLLTAYVVGGTANQNIFLAIHEITHNLALKSIKANKCLAIIANLSIGIPYAMAFKGYHIEHHKFLGEDGIDTDLPSRFEALVLNNVAGKTFFATFQLLFYAIRPGFIRAQTFTRWHFYNLVGVIGFHLLWYHFFGIRPWLYLVLSSFFAGSLHPCAAHFIAEHYLMEGHLPVGENLLGDDLIKGLSQETTSYYGWLNILCYNVGYHNEHHDFPSVPWTRLPELHRIAHEFYDPLPSHASWPYVTWKFITDPSVGMWCRAKREGKGERLHESIWVDGSRHVSGKGEDGMDEEEERGYASDRDEQMKKKKT; encoded by the exons ATGGACCCCGTCGTCTTCCCAGAGGTCCCCCCCCACGCGACACCCCGCTCCCGCCACGCACCGCCCTCCCCCGCCCTCAGCTCCGCCGACCCCTCAGACAGGGAACACGACTCGTCCGACGAGACCAACTCGCACACCCATGCCAGCGAGGAGCCTTTCGTCGACCCGTACCCAGACTTTCTCTGGATGACTACAGAAGAACCCCATAGGTCGAGGCGTATTGCTATACTGAAAGCCCACCCAGAA GTCCGAAAGCTCATGGGTCCCACTCCCGCCACGCTCCCTCTTGTCTTTGCCGTCCTCGGCCTGCAACTGTCGCTCTCTCTCTATCTCAAGTCTCACCAtaccctctccctccccgTGCTCCTTACCGCCTACGTCGTCGGAGGCACAGCCAACCAAAACATCTTTCTCGCCATTCACGAAATCACCCACAACCTCGCATTGAAATCTATCAAGGCCAACAAGTGCCTTGCCATCATCGCCAATCTTTCAATCGGTATCCCTTATGCCATGGCGTTCAAAGGCTACCACATCGAGCATCACAAATTTTTGGGCGAAGACGGTATCGATACCGATCTTCCAAGCCGATTCGAGGCTTTGGTGCTCAACAATGTCGCCGGCAAAACCTTTTTCGCCACGTTCCAGCTCTTGTTCTACGCTATCCGTCCCGGCTTTATTCGTGCCCAGACCTTTACCAGGTGGCATTTCTACAACCTCGTCGGTGTTATTggcttccacctcctctgGTACCATTTCTTCGGAATCCGCCCCTGGCTCTACCTCGTGCTGTCCTCCTTTTTCGCCGGCTCACTTCACCCGTGCGCCGCCCATTTCATCGCCGAGCATTACCTGATGGAGGGCCATTTGCCCGTCGGAGAAAACTTGTTAGGTGATGACTTGATCAAGGGACTGTCGCAGGAGACTACCAGCTACTATGGGTGGCTCAATATCCTGTGTTACAAT GTAGGATACCATAACGAACACCACGATTTCCCTTCCGTCCCATGGACCCGTCTACCCGAACTTCATCGAATTGCTCATGAATTCTACGacccccttccttctcatgCTTCGTGGCCGTATGTCACTTGGAAATTCATCACCGATCCCAGCGTCGGTATGTGGTGTCGTGCAAAACGCGAGGGGAAAGGTGAAAGGCTTCACGAGTCCATCTGGGTCGACGGCTCGCGTCACGTCTCGGGcaaaggtgaagatggtatggatgaagaggaggaaaggggcTATGCCAGTGATCGGGACGagcagatgaagaagaaaaagacatgA
- a CDS encoding diaminohydroxyphosphoribosylaminopyrimidine deaminase, putative, with product MASPSFVQEHVPSLAAPLARPHVTLTWAQSLDSKIAGVAGKRVVLSGPESMLMTHHLRAIHDAILVGVHTLVLDDPRLQTNLLPPSHASPPPQPLILDPSLRFPLTSRILNEWNTKPALRGRTLKQPWILCGPDVSSDRIHEVEQAGARVVPVPLDPNGRIPPSSLPSILTSLGLRSVMVEGGSRVLSSFLHTLKRDDGSKLVDSVVVTVAPTFIGQGVGVVPEGEDKGLPGLQTVHTETMGKDTVMVCTVDVE from the exons ATGGCGTCGCCCAGCTTCGTGCAGGAGCATGTCCCGTCGCTCGCTGCGCCGCTCGCCCGGCCGCACGTCACCCTCACCTGGGCCCAGTCCCTCGACAGCAAGATCGCCGGCGTCGCGGGGAAACGGGTCGTCCTCAGCGGCCCCGAAAGCATGCTCATGACACACCA CCTCAGAGCCATCCACGACGCCATCCTCGTCGGCGTGCACACCCTCGTCCTCGACGACCCCCGCCTCCAAA ccaacctcctcccgcCCTCCCACGCctcgcccccgccccaGCCGCTCATCCTCGACCCGTCCCTCCGCTTCCCACTCACTTCGCGCATCCTGAACGAGTGGAACACGAAACCGGCCCTGCGTGGACGGACGCTGAAGCAGCCGTGGATCCTCTGCGGCCCAGACGTCTCCAGCGACAGAATCCACGAGGTCGAACAGGCCGGTGCGAGGGTTGTGCCCGTCCCGCTCGATCCCAATG GTCGCATCCCTCCGTcgtcccttccttccatcttgaCCTCTCTCGGCCTCAGATCCGTCATGGTCGAAGGCGGCTCACGCGTTCTTTCCAGCTTTCTCCATACCCTCAAAAGAGACGATGGCAGTAAGCTTGTGGACAGCGTCGTGGTCACTGTCGCCCCGACGTTTATCGGTCAAGGCGTCGGTGTCGTTCCAGAG GGCGAAGACAAGGGCCTTCCAGGGCTCCAAACTGTACACACGGAGACGATGGGCAAGGACACTGTCATGGTCTGTACAGTCGACGTCGAATAA